Below is a genomic region from Candidatus Binatia bacterium.
ACTGCGGCTTTCCGCACGTCATTCCCGCTTGGCAGAGTCAGAGCGGAACGCAGACCGAGGTGTCGGCGAAGGTCCAGACCATCAGCCAAGCGGCCTTCCAGATCAGCGGCGATCCCGCGACGTGGGTCGAGACCGTGAAATACGGGTCGCGGGACGGCAAAACGATCACCATCGTCTACGACGACACGACCAACGTCAACTACACGTCGTCGACCGCGACTCCTTATCAACTGCAGCTACTCTACAGCATTACCGGATGAGGCAACGGAGGTTACCATGGCCACACCCGTAGTTCTTGGCGTTACGCCGGCGACCGGCGTCACGGGCGCAAGCGTGACTATCGGCGGCACCGGCTTTACCGGCGCCACGGCCGTCAACTTCGGCTCGGTCGCCGCCGGCGGATTCACGGTAAACGGCGACAACGAAATCGTCGCACAAGTCCCGGCGCCGAATGCCAGCGGCCCCGTACACGTAACGGTTACCAACCCAGACGGGACGTCGGCAACCGGCTCGAACGACCAATTCGCCTACAACGTATGCGGCGTAGCGACGTTCAACGTGCCGACCGCGCGCTCGGGGTGCACGACCGTTGCGGCCGGCGCCGGCAACAAGATGGGCGAAAAATTCAACATGGAGATCGACTTCGATTCGACAGGCCCCGGGTGCGTTTGCTCGTGTTGCGAGTACCGGCAGTTCGTCCGGGGCACATTTACCGTGAACGGAGTAACGAAAGTCAAGATGCTCCGGAACCCGGCCGGCGGGCCACCCTTGAAGCTGCTTCCCCGTCCTGCCGCCGGCGCTGCATCGGACAACTTCCGTGAGGACGGACTTGTGACGCCGGACCCAGGGATGAACGTGTGGTATGGGCATCGCGCGGAACCGATAACGACCGATACGACGGACATCTACCAGCAGCCGGATCGCGCGACCGGTTGCCAGTACCGGGGGAATGACTTTCCGGGGTACGCCGGTCTTCCAGGTACGACCGTTAGCATCGATCTTGACTTCCGCGGTCAGGTGATCGACACGTGCAACGGCAACGCAGTCGTGCAACAAATTGAATGGACAGTAACCTGTTCGGGGACACTCTGATGGATACATCGACGGATCTGACGCCACAGCAGATCGGCTCATACTGGGCGGTTCCAACGATCGACAGCACTGCCAACTCTCAGGTAGAAATTCAGGTAAGCGTGGCGGTCTCACCGTCGGACACGCTGAAAGGGTCCGACGTTACGACGCAAGCCATGTCGAATGCAACGGCGCTCACCCAGCTTTCCGGTCCCGACCAATCGTCACTACTGCCCACCGCCCAAACGCGCGCCGTAACGGCGTTCGCGGTCTTCACATTCGACAATCCGCAAAATCTTGCGGTTACGTCGATTGTCGTCGGCGTTTGCGGTCAGACGGCGACCTTCGGAACCCCGCCGGATTCCTCGCCTATGGTCGCGTGAGCGCTAGAGTTTAACGGATGAGGAATAGCTCACATATGTAGCGACGCATTGCTTCTGGTCTCCGAACGCATCGGTGGTGCATGATCGCACTGCGAGAGTTTTTCTTGTTCTACGGGAACAACGTAGACGTGCAACGACGCGCTTGTTTTTGCATCGGATAAAGAGTAAAATTACTTTTCCACAAGTGAAAGGAACGCCATGCCGGATCTGACAGTTGCTGCGCTGGGTGCGCTTTTTGGGCCAGATTTTATAGTCATATCGGTCCAAGACCCGACCTTTGGAGAGTATAACCTCCAGATCTATCCCGATGCCAATAATCCCCAGCTCAAGGCCAATCAACTG
It encodes:
- a CDS encoding IPT/TIG domain-containing protein, with translation MATPVVLGVTPATGVTGASVTIGGTGFTGATAVNFGSVAAGGFTVNGDNEIVAQVPAPNASGPVHVTVTNPDGTSATGSNDQFAYNVCGVATFNVPTARSGCTTVAAGAGNKMGEKFNMEIDFDSTGPGCVCSCCEYRQFVRGTFTVNGVTKVKMLRNPAGGPPLKLLPRPAAGAASDNFREDGLVTPDPGMNVWYGHRAEPITTDTTDIYQQPDRATGCQYRGNDFPGYAGLPGTTVSIDLDFRGQVIDTCNGNAVVQQIEWTVTCSGTL